A DNA window from Aminipila luticellarii contains the following coding sequences:
- a CDS encoding efflux RND transporter periplasmic adaptor subunit yields MKGILKGKMKIIIIAVIILVIAAVAIPKILAARQSDYAEAAPPTVELANPATGNIELKSSLIGTVEPSNFEEIYPKISGEVTSVRVKAGQRVSAGQVICTIDNKMLNTASIGVQSAQVTLSDARTAMDRAEALYASGDISTQNYEAAQNALAKAQLAYESAANDYSNQSGYSTVTASISGLVESCDIDVYDNVGPQTKLCVISGGTDKVVSFDATERITRNMKVGDKLTVEKGGTKYEGTISEISTMVDQTSGLFKVKALIGSNAALATGTSATVNVITDKVQNVMTIPADAVYYEDGKALVYTYEKGKAHKVFIEVGISDDKNIEVISGLSSSDKVIATWSSELYEGAAVNGVN; encoded by the coding sequence ATGAAAGGCATACTAAAAGGCAAGATGAAGATTATTATCATTGCCGTAATAATCCTTGTAATCGCCGCAGTAGCAATTCCAAAAATACTGGCGGCCAGACAATCGGATTACGCAGAAGCTGCACCCCCTACAGTGGAGCTTGCTAATCCTGCAACGGGAAATATTGAGCTAAAGAGCTCTCTGATAGGAACGGTGGAACCCTCCAATTTTGAAGAGATTTATCCTAAAATATCAGGAGAGGTAACCAGTGTCCGGGTGAAAGCCGGACAAAGAGTTTCGGCGGGTCAGGTGATCTGTACGATTGATAATAAAATGTTGAATACGGCCAGTATCGGCGTGCAATCTGCTCAGGTGACTCTGTCTGACGCAAGAACTGCCATGGACAGGGCAGAAGCATTATATGCAAGCGGAGACATTTCTACCCAAAACTATGAAGCCGCACAAAACGCATTAGCGAAGGCACAGCTGGCATATGAATCGGCGGCCAATGATTACAGCAATCAGTCCGGTTATAGTACGGTGACCGCATCGATCAGCGGACTGGTGGAATCCTGCGATATTGATGTGTATGACAATGTAGGTCCGCAGACGAAGCTTTGTGTGATTTCCGGCGGAACGGACAAGGTGGTTTCTTTTGATGCCACAGAACGAATCACAAGAAACATGAAGGTAGGAGACAAACTGACCGTAGAAAAAGGCGGCACCAAGTATGAAGGAACTATCAGTGAAATCAGCACGATGGTAGATCAGACCTCCGGATTGTTTAAGGTGAAGGCATTGATTGGTTCTAATGCAGCATTAGCCACAGGAACGTCAGCAACCGTAAATGTCATTACCGACAAGGTTCAAAATGTTATGACTATACCGGCAGACGCTGTCTATTATGAGGATGGGAAGGCACTGGTATATACATATGAAAAAGGAAAAGCTCACAAGGTGTTTATTGAAGTGGGAATATCCGATGATAAAAATATAGAAGTAATTTCAGGTCTGAGCAGTTCCGACAAAGTAATAGCAACGTGGAGTTCAGAGCTTTATGAGGGGGCAGCAGTAAATGGGGTTAACTAA
- a CDS encoding HAMP domain-containing sensor histidine kinase: MKSNCRETLASRIHSNLGKKALAFMLSLIVLVILLLTMSIIGLTIVFLFKRGFLHQQQDPTFLGPILLLIISSTVVGTTLTAILSRIPLKPLRRVVSACNKVADGDFSVRLPITPIDEFNMFAKSFNRMAEELGSLEILRSDFVNNFSHEFKTPIASLRGFAKILRNSNLTEEERNEYLDIIISESDRLTELATNVLTLTTLENLNIVSPKTTFDLSEQVRRSVLMLESKWSNKHLSMIIDLDDFSYSGSEDLLNQVWINLIDNAIKFSSDHGKIKIKLKPCEEGIIFKIIDNGSGMDEESQKHIFDKFYQGDKSHSTEGNGLGLAIVNKIVTLHQGQILIESELDIGTTFTVILPV; this comes from the coding sequence TTGAAATCAAACTGCCGGGAAACGTTAGCTTCAAGGATACACTCTAATCTAGGCAAAAAAGCATTAGCTTTTATGCTTTCTCTTATCGTTTTAGTCATCCTGCTTTTGACCATGAGCATCATCGGACTGACCATTGTTTTTTTATTTAAGCGAGGATTCTTACACCAGCAGCAGGATCCTACTTTTCTGGGTCCCATACTCCTTCTGATTATCAGCAGTACTGTTGTGGGCACCACACTGACAGCAATCTTGAGCAGAATTCCTTTGAAACCCCTCCGCCGAGTGGTGTCCGCCTGCAATAAAGTCGCCGATGGTGACTTCTCGGTTCGGCTTCCCATCACGCCCATTGATGAATTTAACATGTTCGCCAAAAGTTTTAATCGAATGGCAGAAGAACTTGGCAGCTTGGAAATATTGCGTTCTGACTTTGTCAATAATTTTTCCCACGAATTTAAAACACCGATTGCCTCTCTCCGGGGTTTTGCCAAGATTCTTAGAAATTCAAATCTCACCGAGGAAGAGCGCAATGAATATCTGGACATTATTATCAGCGAATCAGATCGACTGACTGAGCTGGCCACAAATGTTCTCACCCTCACTACTTTAGAAAATTTAAATATCGTTTCTCCAAAAACCACCTTTGACCTATCCGAACAAGTTCGAAGAAGCGTATTAATGCTGGAATCCAAATGGTCCAATAAGCATTTATCTATGATTATCGATTTAGACGACTTTTCTTACAGCGGCAGCGAAGATCTTTTAAATCAAGTATGGATCAACCTGATTGACAATGCCATTAAATTTTCATCCGACCATGGAAAAATCAAAATTAAACTGAAACCCTGCGAAGAGGGCATTATTTTTAAAATTATAGACAACGGTTCCGGCATGGACGAGGAAAGTCAAAAACACATTTTTGATAAGTTCTACCAGGGAGACAAATCCCACTCCACGGAAGGAAATGGGCTTGGCTTAGCAATCGTTAATAAGATTGTCACACTGCATCAGGGGCAGATTCTCATAGAAAGTGAACTCGATATCGGCACCACCTTTACAGTGATCCTTCCTGTTTAA
- a CDS encoding TolC family protein, translating to MKKKYILWMLTICMTVSMSTTALAFAETNSNAGGLSTAAVQESKTEETATGGAITESTTTEGAITESTTTEGAVTQETTSAAITPEKINLSLDGAYKQLDSSKTMELIKLQKQSDESIAKGYSETSSNLSKLEKVDAVIAGFDSSNKKVVEKRRDFAKSMIDANNESRVNALKQSTFQTYYALKNTETQVDLTKESLTLKKNFFETTQRRYNVGAASKMEVDNAEKDVKNAETQLEAAQNSLQQLKLSFNSFLGYDISQEIVLTDTIQEVELPKTTLTDAVDSALKNRNEMKQASYMVELSELNFNSFKAYPSNSSKYITAKTQLLNAEIAKQNKPTDIELDVRKKYDAMTDAYNSVQTGKKNLKSAEDALNATQRKFDLGMATTSEVQQAQLAVNNVKLSQASALLNYNLAVENYNLSMGVGTTPASL from the coding sequence ATGAAGAAAAAATATATTTTATGGATGCTGACCATATGCATGACGGTATCCATGTCCACTACAGCCCTGGCATTTGCAGAAACCAACAGTAATGCAGGCGGACTCAGTACGGCTGCCGTACAGGAATCCAAAACGGAGGAGACAGCAACCGGCGGTGCAATAACTGAAAGTACAACCACCGAGGGCGCGATAACGGAAAGCACGACCACCGAAGGTGCAGTGACGCAAGAAACCACTTCGGCGGCAATCACACCGGAAAAAATCAATCTGTCATTGGACGGAGCTTATAAGCAGCTGGATAGCAGTAAGACGATGGAGCTGATCAAATTACAGAAGCAGAGCGATGAAAGCATTGCAAAGGGTTATAGTGAAACGTCAAGCAATTTGAGTAAGCTGGAGAAGGTGGACGCGGTTATTGCAGGATTTGATTCTTCCAATAAAAAAGTAGTTGAGAAGAGAAGGGATTTTGCAAAATCCATGATTGACGCGAACAATGAATCAAGGGTGAACGCTTTAAAACAGAGCACCTTTCAGACCTATTACGCCTTGAAGAACACCGAAACGCAGGTGGATCTCACCAAAGAAAGCTTAACCTTGAAGAAGAACTTTTTTGAGACCACGCAAAGAAGATACAATGTGGGCGCCGCTTCCAAGATGGAGGTAGACAATGCGGAAAAGGATGTTAAAAATGCAGAAACTCAGTTGGAAGCAGCACAGAATAGCCTGCAACAGCTAAAGCTTAGCTTTAACTCATTTTTAGGCTATGATATTTCTCAGGAGATCGTGCTGACAGATACCATACAGGAAGTGGAACTGCCAAAAACTACATTAACGGATGCGGTAGATTCTGCGTTGAAAAACAGAAATGAAATGAAACAGGCTTCGTACATGGTGGAACTGTCCGAATTGAACTTTAACAGCTTTAAGGCCTATCCAAGCAATTCTTCCAAGTATATCACCGCAAAAACTCAGCTGTTAAATGCTGAGATTGCGAAGCAGAATAAGCCAACAGATATTGAACTGGATGTGCGAAAAAAGTATGATGCCATGACAGATGCGTACAATTCGGTTCAGACGGGAAAGAAAAATCTCAAGAGTGCGGAGGATGCATTGAATGCGACCCAAAGAAAGTTTGATTTGGGAATGGCGACGACCTCAGAGGTACAGCAGGCACAGCTGGCTGTAAACAACGTAAAATTAAGCCAGGCAAGTGCTTTGCTCAATTATAATCTGGCAGTTGAGAATTATAATCTGTCCATGGGAGTAGGTACGACACCGGCCAGCTTATAA
- a CDS encoding response regulator transcription factor, whose protein sequence is MFRILIVEDDKNTRKLMKAVLSANGYLPFTASDGLQALEVLDSEHIDLILLDVMMPNMDGYELTQELRSSGYELPILMVTAKQMPADKRKGFIVGTDDYMTKPVDEEEMLLRIKALLRRAQIVSDHKLTIGEVVLDYDALTVKRGDEVQTLPQKEFYLLYKLLAYPNKIFTRIQLMDEIWGMESESTDYTVNVHINRLRKRFEKYPEFTIETVRGLGYKAVKNV, encoded by the coding sequence ATGTTTCGTATTTTAATTGTTGAAGATGATAAAAACACAAGAAAATTGATGAAAGCGGTCTTATCCGCCAATGGGTATCTTCCTTTTACCGCCTCTGACGGGCTTCAAGCCTTAGAGGTCTTAGATTCCGAACATATCGACTTGATTCTGCTGGATGTCATGATGCCTAATATGGACGGTTATGAACTTACCCAAGAACTAAGATCTTCCGGATATGAACTGCCTATTTTAATGGTCACCGCAAAACAAATGCCTGCTGATAAACGGAAAGGGTTTATCGTCGGTACAGACGATTACATGACAAAACCTGTGGATGAAGAAGAAATGCTCCTTCGTATCAAAGCACTTTTAAGACGGGCTCAGATCGTCAGCGACCATAAGCTTACCATTGGTGAAGTCGTTCTGGACTACGATGCTTTGACTGTAAAAAGAGGCGATGAAGTCCAGACTCTGCCGCAGAAAGAATTTTATCTGCTGTACAAGTTGTTAGCTTATCCCAATAAAATATTTACTCGCATTCAGTTAATGGATGAAATCTGGGGGATGGAATCCGAGTCCACCGATTATACCGTCAATGTTCATATCAATCGATTAAGAAAACGGTTTGAAAAATATCCGGAATTCACCATAGAAACAGTACGGGGCCTTGGCTACAAGGCAGTCAAAAACGTGTAA
- a CDS encoding DUF503 domain-containing protein, producing MIVGTMLIELHAPWVHSLKEKRMIVKSICGKAGNKFNISIAEVDKQDRHQAIVLGISCVTDEMAHANSILDNVLNFIEEHTEAEVISVYRELL from the coding sequence ATGATTGTTGGAACGATGCTAATTGAGTTGCATGCTCCTTGGGTGCACTCGCTAAAAGAGAAGCGGATGATTGTAAAAAGCATCTGTGGAAAAGCAGGAAATAAATTTAATATTTCCATAGCGGAAGTGGATAAGCAGGATCGGCATCAGGCAATCGTCCTGGGAATATCCTGTGTAACAGATGAGATGGCGCATGCAAACAGCATCCTTGATAATGTGCTGAATTTTATCGAGGAGCATACGGAAGCAGAAGTGATTTCTGTATATCGTGAACTGCTTTGA
- a CDS encoding aminoacyl-histidine dipeptidase, with protein sequence MEDSVLRNQEPADVFFYFEELSKIPRGSGNEQAVSDYLVSFAKTHGLYVVQDAAQNVLIKSPGSAGYENSPGVVIQGHMDMVCEKAPGVIHDFLKDPIRLQVRDDMLYATGTTLGADDGIAVAMGLAVLADKSIPHPPLELLVTTCEETGMDGAHALDPETISGRTLINIDSEEEGILTVSCAGGCTARISIPVSWEHPAADMAFLTLTVEGLKGGHSGIEIHKGRANANKLIARLLDHLTEKMSISLCSIDGGSKHNAIARDARAVLGFRKEDEALLREEVEKLERVLQDECKTVDPDLRILLASPEKQPEQAFTANSAHQIIQFLYLIPNGVQTMSMDIEGLVESSLNLGVIETKENAVEIISAIRSSVGSIKADIFHTIVSLANLTNGKVIEESSYPEWRYNPDSKVRTLFADLYEKMFGQKPLINAIHAGLECAIFDEMFGGKMDMISIGPSMVGVHTAEEHLSIPSTQRTWELLKEALKAMC encoded by the coding sequence ATGGAAGACAGTGTATTGAGAAATCAAGAACCTGCTGATGTTTTTTTCTATTTCGAAGAACTCAGCAAAATTCCAAGAGGTTCTGGCAATGAGCAGGCAGTCAGTGATTACCTGGTCTCATTTGCAAAAACCCATGGTCTTTATGTTGTACAGGACGCAGCACAGAATGTGCTGATTAAAAGTCCCGGCAGCGCAGGCTATGAAAACAGTCCCGGTGTGGTGATTCAGGGTCATATGGATATGGTCTGTGAAAAAGCCCCCGGAGTTATCCACGACTTTTTAAAGGATCCGATTCGTCTTCAAGTGCGTGATGACATGTTATATGCCACAGGCACGACTCTAGGAGCAGATGACGGCATTGCCGTTGCTATGGGTCTTGCTGTTCTGGCCGATAAAAGCATTCCCCACCCGCCGCTGGAGTTATTGGTCACTACCTGTGAAGAAACCGGAATGGACGGAGCCCATGCTCTTGATCCGGAAACCATTTCAGGCAGAACACTGATCAATATTGACTCAGAAGAAGAGGGGATTTTGACGGTCAGCTGTGCCGGAGGCTGCACGGCTCGAATCAGCATTCCCGTTTCCTGGGAGCATCCGGCTGCAGATATGGCATTTCTTACTTTGACAGTGGAAGGCCTTAAGGGCGGACATTCTGGAATCGAAATCCACAAAGGCAGAGCCAACGCAAATAAGCTGATTGCCCGCTTGTTGGATCATCTGACTGAAAAAATGTCCATTAGCTTGTGCTCCATAGACGGGGGTTCTAAACACAACGCTATTGCTCGGGATGCCAGAGCTGTTTTAGGATTTCGCAAGGAAGATGAAGCCTTGCTGCGCGAAGAAGTAGAGAAACTGGAGCGGGTACTGCAGGATGAATGTAAAACAGTAGATCCCGATCTGCGTATTCTTCTGGCTTCGCCGGAAAAGCAGCCTGAGCAGGCTTTTACAGCAAACAGCGCACATCAGATCATCCAATTTCTGTACCTTATCCCCAATGGAGTTCAAACCATGAGCATGGACATTGAAGGTCTTGTGGAGAGCTCTTTGAATTTGGGCGTTATTGAAACAAAAGAGAATGCGGTAGAAATTATCAGTGCCATCAGAAGTTCTGTCGGCAGTATTAAAGCGGATATTTTCCATACCATTGTTTCTCTTGCAAATCTTACGAACGGAAAGGTGATTGAAGAATCTTCCTATCCGGAATGGCGGTACAATCCGGACTCAAAAGTCCGCACATTGTTTGCTGACCTATATGAAAAGATGTTTGGTCAGAAGCCGTTAATAAATGCTATTCATGCCGGTCTTGAATGTGCTATATTTGATGAAATGTTCGGCGGTAAAATGGATATGATTTCCATTGGACCGAGCATGGTGGGCGTTCACACAGCAGAAGAGCATCTGAGTATTCCTTCCACCCAGCGAACATGGGAACTTTTAAAAGAAGCACTTAAGGCCATGTGCTAA
- a CDS encoding OPT/YSL family transporter, whose amino-acid sequence MNKKLSKEAYGGVAGKDYVPYISSGSKLGGSAAVLIIGILLAALFAASTAYSGMKAGLTVAAGIPGSILGSVFVAIFAKQKGLLGKNLIQGMSSGGESIASGMIFVMPAILLIGSHVSALEGLVIGIGGALFGLGATSLIYNYLIVEEHGALMYPESMAISETLIASEGAKDSIKFMGIGFVIGGLLTVVTSSFLNVTNNVISYVNESFYKWRFQLEVNPLLLGIGFIVGLPVALTMFSSSILSNFVITPLIGYFAALGGSTDPVWNNPSVTIGAMQVGDISGSYVKYIGAGIMLSGGLIGAIRLIPTVVSSIKETMGAKAAGNGGGTQQTVILLSGVVVGFVGGFLISGGNVLMAILTTILSLLLSLLFTIVAGRLTGTIGTSNLPVSGMTIASIVIVTLLFVSMGWSSAVDNRILLLFGTFIVTAIATAGGYCQSQKVTFVIGGDKNEMQKYYCIATIVGVAVVTGVILLLADQLSMTGDNVPFALPQANLMATLTSGIMSGELPWVMIIAGIALGIVFFLLDLPVMTVAIGFYLPISTTSIILVGALLRVFVEKASKSEEERDYRIGNGVSLSSGLVAGGSIIGLIGIILQVTGVVGSASPSGFASSNGMAILLLVVLVIATAIPLLTGKSKHVD is encoded by the coding sequence ATGAATAAAAAACTATCCAAAGAAGCTTATGGCGGCGTAGCCGGAAAAGACTACGTGCCATATATCTCCAGCGGCTCCAAACTGGGAGGAAGCGCTGCCGTTTTAATTATCGGTATTTTACTGGCCGCATTGTTTGCAGCCTCTACCGCTTACTCCGGTATGAAGGCCGGCCTCACTGTAGCCGCAGGTATTCCGGGTTCCATTTTGGGATCTGTGTTTGTGGCGATCTTTGCCAAGCAAAAAGGCCTTTTGGGCAAGAACCTGATTCAAGGCATGTCCAGCGGTGGTGAATCCATTGCCAGCGGCATGATTTTCGTTATGCCTGCCATCCTTTTAATCGGTTCGCACGTTTCTGCTCTGGAGGGCTTGGTGATCGGTATCGGCGGTGCGCTGTTCGGTCTGGGGGCAACTTCCCTAATTTATAACTATCTGATCGTTGAAGAGCACGGTGCACTGATGTATCCGGAATCCATGGCTATTTCCGAAACGCTGATAGCCTCCGAAGGTGCCAAGGATTCCATCAAGTTCATGGGAATCGGTTTTGTCATCGGGGGTCTTCTGACTGTTGTGACCAGCTCCTTCCTGAATGTGACCAACAATGTCATCAGTTATGTCAATGAATCCTTCTATAAATGGAGGTTTCAATTAGAGGTAAACCCTCTGCTGCTGGGAATCGGCTTTATCGTTGGCTTGCCGGTGGCGCTGACTATGTTCTCCAGCTCCATCCTGTCCAACTTTGTTATCACACCTCTAATCGGATATTTTGCTGCTTTAGGCGGGAGCACTGATCCGGTATGGAACAATCCGTCTGTCACCATCGGTGCCATGCAGGTGGGCGATATTTCCGGCAGCTATGTCAAATATATTGGTGCCGGAATCATGCTTTCCGGCGGCCTGATCGGTGCGATTCGCCTGATTCCAACTGTGGTTTCCTCCATTAAAGAAACTATGGGGGCTAAGGCTGCGGGGAATGGCGGCGGCACTCAGCAGACCGTTATTCTGTTAAGCGGTGTTGTAGTCGGCTTTGTCGGTGGATTTTTAATTTCCGGCGGCAACGTTTTGATGGCAATTCTGACCACCATCTTGTCCTTGCTTCTGTCCCTGCTGTTCACCATTGTTGCCGGACGATTGACCGGTACCATCGGTACTTCTAATCTGCCGGTCTCCGGTATGACCATCGCCTCTATCGTGATCGTCACGCTGCTGTTTGTGAGCATGGGTTGGAGCAGCGCAGTTGATAACCGTATTTTGCTATTATTTGGTACTTTTATTGTTACCGCCATTGCTACAGCCGGCGGCTATTGTCAGTCTCAGAAGGTTACGTTCGTCATCGGCGGCGATAAGAATGAGATGCAGAAATACTATTGCATCGCCACTATTGTGGGTGTAGCCGTTGTTACCGGCGTTATCCTATTACTTGCCGACCAGCTGTCCATGACCGGCGACAATGTACCGTTTGCTCTTCCTCAGGCGAACTTAATGGCAACCTTGACTTCCGGCATTATGTCAGGCGAACTGCCTTGGGTCATGATCATAGCCGGTATCGCTCTAGGCATTGTGTTCTTCCTGCTGGATCTGCCTGTTATGACAGTTGCTATCGGTTTCTATCTGCCGATTTCCACTACTTCCATCATTTTGGTAGGCGCTCTGCTTCGCGTATTTGTGGAAAAAGCATCAAAGAGCGAAGAAGAAAGGGATTATCGAATCGGAAACGGCGTGAGCCTGTCCTCCGGACTGGTTGCCGGTGGTTCCATCATCGGACTGATCGGTATCATCCTGCAAGTAACCGGCGTGGTTGGATCAGCCTCTCCATCCGGATTTGCCAGCTCGAATGGTATGGCCATCCTCTTACTGGTCGTATTGGTGATTGCCACTGCCATCCCTCTTTTAACCGGTAAGTCAAAACATGTCGATTAA
- a CDS encoding PqqD family peptide modification chaperone, with protein MSIKQDNFLDVIFRVSNKLLYEVSEEGIVTILIKQDHMIQRFFRKLRVKIPEYRRITMDDFGSYAFLQIDGHKTVREIGEALEAEFGDKVQPLYERLSLFLRHIQDQYQYIEEVQL; from the coding sequence ATGTCGATTAAGCAAGATAATTTCTTAGACGTCATTTTTCGAGTTTCAAATAAGCTTCTGTATGAAGTCAGTGAGGAAGGCATCGTGACCATACTGATTAAACAGGATCATATGATTCAACGTTTCTTTCGTAAGCTGCGGGTCAAAATTCCAGAATATCGGCGGATTACGATGGATGACTTCGGAAGTTATGCTTTTTTACAAATCGACGGTCATAAAACGGTGCGAGAGATCGGCGAAGCACTTGAGGCTGAATTCGGAGATAAGGTGCAGCCGCTCTATGAAAGGCTGTCCCTGTTTTTGAGACATATTCAAGATCAATACCAATACATTGAAGAAGTTCAGCTCTGA
- the purD gene encoding phosphoribosylamine--glycine ligase, whose product MKVLIVGGGGREHAIAWKLAQSDKVDKVYCAPGNAGIAELAECIPVKAEDIGGICRAAKENQVDLAVIGPEVPLAMGMVDELEKVGVKTFGPNKKCAQLEASKAFTKAFLEKHNIPTARYKEFTHKAELLNSLGIFGYPMVIKADGLAAGKGVVIAETEEEARKAIEEMMGDKVFGAAGDKVVVEEYLTGVEASMLCFVDEHTIVPMESAQDYKRIFDGDKGPNTGGMGTYSPSLVFNPELEERIRTKILEPTLAGFQKDGLNFKGVLFIGLMIGEDGPKVIEFNNRFGDPETQSVLLRLETDLFDIFSAVVDNKLSDVNIKWSEKKAVCVVLASGGYPGAYEKGKEICGLDQVDKDVIVFHAGTALKEEKVVTDGGRVLGVAVLGDTHEEARKKAFENVKKISFDGMQYRKDIGVVVIK is encoded by the coding sequence ATGAAGGTACTGATTGTAGGCGGCGGCGGCCGGGAACATGCGATTGCATGGAAACTGGCTCAGAGCGATAAGGTGGATAAGGTGTATTGTGCTCCCGGCAATGCGGGAATTGCAGAGCTTGCGGAGTGTATCCCGGTAAAAGCAGAAGATATAGGCGGTATATGTAGGGCGGCAAAAGAAAATCAGGTTGATCTGGCGGTCATAGGACCGGAAGTGCCGCTGGCCATGGGTATGGTAGACGAATTGGAAAAGGTGGGCGTAAAAACCTTTGGCCCCAATAAAAAATGTGCACAACTGGAAGCCAGCAAAGCGTTTACCAAGGCTTTTTTGGAGAAACACAACATTCCTACGGCGAGATATAAAGAATTTACCCATAAGGCAGAGCTGTTAAACTCTTTGGGCATCTTTGGGTATCCAATGGTTATTAAAGCTGATGGTCTGGCTGCGGGAAAGGGAGTTGTTATTGCAGAAACCGAGGAAGAAGCCAGAAAAGCCATCGAAGAAATGATGGGGGACAAGGTCTTTGGAGCGGCTGGAGATAAGGTGGTCGTGGAGGAATACCTCACAGGAGTCGAAGCTTCTATGCTTTGCTTTGTAGACGAACACACCATTGTTCCCATGGAATCCGCACAGGATTATAAGCGAATCTTTGATGGGGATAAGGGACCGAATACCGGCGGAATGGGGACCTATTCTCCGAGTCTTGTGTTTAATCCGGAGCTGGAAGAAAGAATTCGCACAAAAATATTGGAGCCTACCTTAGCTGGATTTCAAAAAGATGGCCTGAATTTTAAGGGGGTTTTATTTATAGGGCTGATGATCGGTGAGGATGGGCCAAAGGTCATTGAGTTCAATAACCGCTTTGGCGATCCGGAGACTCAGTCTGTATTACTTCGACTGGAAACGGATTTATTTGATATTTTCAGCGCAGTAGTTGACAATAAATTAAGTGATGTAAATATAAAGTGGAGCGAGAAAAAGGCGGTTTGTGTTGTCTTGGCTTCCGGAGGATATCCGGGCGCGTATGAAAAGGGAAAAGAAATATGCGGGCTGGATCAGGTGGATAAAGATGTGATCGTATTCCATGCCGGAACAGCACTGAAAGAGGAAAAGGTCGTGACGGATGGGGGTAGAGTTCTGGGAGTTGCCGTTCTGGGCGATACTCATGAGGAAGCACGGAAAAAAGCCTTTGAAAACGTTAAGAAAATTAGTTTTGACGGAATGCAGTATAGAAAAGATATTGGAGTGGTTGTAATAAAGTAA